A region from the Acanthochromis polyacanthus isolate Apoly-LR-REF ecotype Palm Island chromosome 23, KAUST_Apoly_ChrSc, whole genome shotgun sequence genome encodes:
- the LOC110949528 gene encoding hsp70-Hsp90 organising protein-like, which produces MDIFTDDPEFPDIHMVQRVVNMFDGKTHMQRIITCGLIGMEYHGELDDASEDDDFEHWAHGHSGFHGYGRLPGRSDGRGLHRNPSSSLYHPPLHYYTSAHEPSHPAVKVQAKENDTERKTRLLQDSKKGKNKAEKKRLKKQKQKERKQREKLEKEKQKPAKNEEQKDDTQQSEAVKDEGDANSSVKLSASAKDTDTSDSSENESSDEDGDTKHDSSNSEELDMTSTFVSKAALIAMRKLEQKPRAEKKEKKKTPEKERKSVPDDPNKGEEDGKKDSAAPSGATFEENVKISTNLANVGNKYASAGEFSMAVKYFTDAIKYNPTEFKLFGNRSFCFEKLQEYDKALTDAELSLGICPGWVKGLFRKGRALAGLKRYEEATQAFREVLKMDSSCAEAAKELMRVQITQLMNFGFTREQSSNALIIHETVEKALEVLSKLNIQPGVIENGAIQPAQVVNVTGVSPVLSANNNTAAAAAAAAPSQDAPKQTLINKPLGPVHNTSNVQSQSKPVNPRSVKTSDDDDRPPPELFPVWVGNLNYPVAESMIINLFTKAGAVYSAKVLVSKRCAFVNFTKQEHCDEAIRRFNGYELNGIKMVVRYPDRIPPGMGISKSALKAENLQDENVRHSEYDDGRNAAGNRRFVRPYKHVQNHRGNY; this is translated from the exons atggacatATTCACGGACGACCCCG AGTTTCCGGACATCCATATGGTC cAAAGGGTTGTGAATATGTTTGATGGAAAGACTCATATGCAGAGGATCATAACATGTGGCCTTATTG GTATGGAATATCATGGTGAGCTGGATGATGCAAGTGAGGATGATGATTTTGAGCATTGGGCACATGGTCATAGCGGTTTCCATGGATACGGGAGGCTGCCTGGGAGGAGTGACGGGCGTGGATTACATAGAAACCCATCCAGCTCTCTTTATCATCCCCCACTGCATTACTACACTTCAGCTCACGAACCTTCTCATCCAGCTGTAAAAGTTCAGGCCAAAGAGAAT GATACTGAAAGGAAAACCAGATTATTACAAGATtctaaaaaaggcaaaaacaaggCTGAGAAGAAGAGGCTTAAAAAACAG aaacagaaggaaagaaaacagcgCGAGAAGTTggagaaggaaaaacagaagcCTGCAAAAAACGAGGAG CAAAAAGACGACACACAGCAGTCTGAAGCAGTTAAAGATGAAGGCGATGCCAATTCCAGCGTTAAACTGTCGGCTTCAGCTAAAGATACAGACACGAGTGACAGCAGTGAAAACGAATCCAGTGATGAAGACGGAGACACCAAGCACGACTCGAGCAACTCAGAG GAACTGGATATGACGAGTACTTTTGTGAGCAAAGCAGCTCTTATAGCGATGCGTAAACTGGAGCAGAAGCCCAGAgctgagaagaaggagaaaaagaagaccCCAGAAAAAGAACGTAAATCTGTGCCTGACGACCCGAATAAAGGAGAGGAGGATGGAAAGAAG GATTCTGCTGCTCCTAGCGGTGCCACCTTTGAAGAAAACGTTAAAATAAGTACCAATCTTGCAA ATGTTGGAAATAAATATGCAAGTGCTGGAGAGTTCAGTATGGCCGTGAAGTATTTTACTGATGCTATAAAGTATAATCCTACAGAATTTAA GCTGTTTGGAAATCGTTCTTTCTGTTTCGAAAAGTTGCAAGAATACGACAAGGCGCTGACAGATGCGGAGCTGTCTCTGGGAATCTGTCCAGGCTGGGTTAAAGGTCTGTTTAGAAAGGGAAGAGCTCTGGCTGGACTGAAG aggTATGAAGAAGCTACACAGGCCTTCAGGGAAGTCCTCAAAATGGACAGTTCATGTGCAGAAGCTGCCAAGGAACTGATGCGTGTGCAGATAACACAGCTAATG AACTTTGGTTTTACACGGGAGCAGAGCTCAAATGCTTTAATTATTCATGAGACGGTAGAAAAGGCGTTAGAGGTGCTGTCCAAATTAAACATACAACCAG gtGTTATTGAAAATGGCGCAATCCAACCAGCTCAGGTAGTCAACGTCACTGGAGTCTCTCCAGTCCTGTCAGCCAACAAcaatactgctgctgctgctgctgctgctgctccgtcCCAGgatgcaccaaaacaaacacttaTTAACAAACCTTTAGGTCCAGTACACAATACGTCCAATGTCCAGAGTCAGTCAAAGCCTGTTAATCCTCGGTCAGTGAAGACTAGCGATGACGACGACAGACCACCACC AGAGCTGTTTCCAGTTTGGGTCGGAAACTTGAATTATCCAGTAGCTGAGTCCATGATTATCAACCTGTTTACTAA GGCCGGAGCTGTTTATAGTGCGAAGGTTCTGGTTTCCAAACGATGTGCCTTCGTGAACTTTACAAAACAAGAGCATTGTGATGAAGCAATCAGGCGCTTTAAT GGCTATGAGCTGAACGGCATCAAAATGGTTGTGAGATATCCGGACAGGATTCCTCCAGGTATGGGCATCTCCAAATCTGCCCTTAAAGCCGAAAACCTGCAAGACGAAAACGTCAG